Proteins from one Pelosinus sp. IPA-1 genomic window:
- a CDS encoding peptidoglycan-binding domain-containing protein translates to MKFQMSGSDVALLQMKLKEIGYFNGRADGIFGSITKQAIETYQTEHNMEVTGIVTKQMAEILGI, encoded by the coding sequence TTGAAATTTCAGATGTCCGGTTCTGATGTTGCTTTACTGCAAATGAAATTAAAAGAGATCGGTTACTTTAACGGACGGGCAGATGGAATCTTTGGAAGCATTACGAAACAGGCCATTGAAACCTATCAAACAGAACATAATATGGAAGTTACGGGTATAGTAACGAAGCAAATGGCAGAGATATTAGGCATTTAA
- a CDS encoding type II toxin-antitoxin system HicA family toxin codes for MPMTPREMVKLLEKNGFDLIGSNGSHRKYFNKQTNKTTIVPYHNKELKKGTEQKILKDAGLK; via the coding sequence ATGCCAATGACGCCGAGGGAAATGGTTAAATTGCTTGAAAAGAATGGTTTTGACTTAATAGGAAGTAATGGCTCTCATAGAAAATATTTTAACAAGCAAACTAATAAAACAACAATTGTTCCTTATCACAATAAAGAACTAAAAAAAGGTACAGAGCAAAAAATATTAAAAGATGCAGGGTTAAAATAG
- a CDS encoding type II toxin-antitoxin system HicB family antitoxin produces MAKHFYPAVFHQEDVGYSVFFPDLEGCNTEGDTLEEAYEMAFNALGLYLEGISESKYPAKTNPKDIKLEENEFVAIIEFDLLSYKKKNDTKAVKKTLTIPSWLNELAEENHVNFSGVLQTALKEHLGLNSDSRQ; encoded by the coding sequence ATGGCAAAACATTTTTATCCTGCGGTTTTTCATCAAGAAGATGTGGGTTATTCAGTGTTTTTCCCAGATTTAGAAGGATGCAATACAGAGGGGGATACTTTAGAAGAAGCTTATGAAATGGCTTTTAATGCATTAGGTTTATACTTAGAGGGTATTTCAGAGTCTAAATATCCTGCAAAAACAAACCCCAAAGATATCAAATTAGAAGAAAATGAATTTGTGGCAATCATTGAATTTGACTTGTTATCTTATAAGAAAAAGAATGATACAAAAGCTGTTAAGAAGACATTAACCATTCCATCATGGCTAAATGAATTAGCAGAAGAAAATCATGTTAACTTTTCAGGGGTATTACAAACAGCCTTAAAGGAACATTTAGGGTTAAATTCTGATAGCCGACAGTAA